In Paenibacillus ihbetae, the following are encoded in one genomic region:
- the priA gene encoding primosomal protein N': MEMARVIVDVPSKDTDRPFDYLIPERLRPWIEVGSRVGVPFGHRTLQGFVVSLHPRPEMETSKMKPIQEILDVMPPLSPELIELGEWMKERYACRLITALQSMLPTALKGKAERYISLGDGSGLEAEQPDSLFALLPESELEQQLIAFVSQRGEVSLQQLTRAFPDAAQAIKGLIERGRLSEHQQIKDKLQKKTLKAVGLAVTAEEAEGILASFPAKARRQKEILQHLLEMEPFLPLPLKDLLQTLGVTAGTVKALADKGWVTLEDVEVFRDPYRGRNFKPSEPLALTSEQQHVYDRIVRTLDQRAHGVFLLHGVTGSGKTEIYLQTIARCLDQGRQAIVLVPEISLTPQMVERFKGRFGDRVAVMHSRLSDGERYDEWRKIREGRASVVVGARSAVFAPFDNLGLIIMDEEHETSYKQEETPKYHARDVAIHRAYRTGAAVILGSATPSLESYHAARSQAQDDFAPVLLEMKARALGNKLPAVRVIDMREELREGNRSMFSRPLHEAIAGRLERGEQTVLLLNRRGYSTFVMCRSCGYVAGCPECDISLTYHQKSNNLRCHYCGYAAKTPEVCPDCGSEHIRYFGTGTQRVEEELAKLFPGIRVIRMDVDTTTEKGSHEKLLKQFREKKADVLLGTQMVAKGLDFPDVTLVGVITADSALNLPDFRAAEKTFQLLTQVAGRAGRHQLPGEVVIQSYTPEHYSIVHASGHDYLSFVKDELKHRKALHYPPYCRLILVTLSHEQLPLLVRMAENFAAGIKSEADRRGWFGSLDRFDASALDILGPVASPIPRLKNRYRFQCMIKWRGTMDAVSLTRSVAEQLQDSARDSTLQISIDVDPQMLM, translated from the coding sequence ATGGAAATGGCACGGGTTATTGTGGACGTGCCGTCCAAGGATACGGACCGTCCGTTCGACTACTTGATTCCGGAGCGGCTTCGGCCATGGATCGAGGTCGGCAGCAGGGTCGGCGTCCCCTTCGGCCACCGGACGCTGCAGGGCTTCGTCGTATCCCTTCATCCGCGTCCCGAGATGGAGACGTCGAAGATGAAGCCGATCCAGGAAATATTGGACGTCATGCCGCCCCTGTCGCCGGAGCTGATCGAGCTTGGCGAATGGATGAAGGAGCGCTACGCCTGCCGGTTGATTACGGCGCTGCAATCCATGCTGCCGACGGCGCTGAAGGGGAAAGCGGAAAGGTATATCTCGCTCGGGGACGGCAGCGGGCTGGAAGCAGAGCAGCCGGACAGCCTGTTTGCGCTGCTGCCGGAGAGTGAGCTGGAGCAGCAGCTGATCGCTTTTGTATCCCAGCGGGGCGAAGTGTCCCTGCAGCAGCTCACCCGCGCGTTCCCGGATGCAGCCCAAGCGATCAAGGGGCTGATTGAACGCGGAAGGCTGAGCGAGCATCAGCAGATTAAAGATAAATTGCAGAAGAAAACGTTGAAGGCGGTTGGTCTTGCCGTAACGGCAGAGGAGGCCGAAGGAATCCTGGCTTCGTTTCCGGCGAAGGCTCGGAGGCAGAAGGAGATTCTGCAGCATTTGCTTGAAATGGAGCCCTTCCTGCCGCTCCCGCTGAAAGACCTGCTGCAGACGCTTGGCGTGACGGCAGGGACGGTCAAGGCGCTTGCCGATAAGGGCTGGGTCACGCTGGAGGATGTAGAGGTGTTCCGCGATCCTTACCGGGGACGGAATTTCAAGCCGAGCGAGCCGCTGGCCCTGACGTCCGAGCAGCAGCATGTTTACGATAGAATTGTCCGTACGCTGGATCAGCGTGCACACGGCGTGTTCCTTCTGCACGGGGTAACCGGCAGCGGCAAGACGGAAATCTACCTTCAGACGATCGCCCGATGCCTCGATCAGGGGCGCCAGGCGATCGTCCTGGTGCCTGAGATTTCGTTGACGCCGCAGATGGTCGAGCGCTTCAAGGGGCGCTTCGGAGACCGCGTAGCCGTCATGCACAGCCGTCTCTCGGACGGGGAGCGCTACGACGAGTGGCGCAAAATCCGGGAAGGCCGGGCTTCGGTCGTGGTCGGGGCTAGATCCGCGGTGTTTGCTCCGTTCGACAACCTCGGGCTCATCATCATGGATGAGGAGCATGAAACTTCCTATAAGCAGGAGGAAACGCCTAAATATCATGCGAGGGACGTGGCGATCCACAGGGCCTACCGGACCGGCGCCGCCGTCATTCTGGGCTCGGCGACGCCTTCGCTGGAGAGCTATCATGCGGCGAGATCGCAGGCGCAGGATGATTTTGCCCCGGTTCTGCTGGAAATGAAGGCCCGGGCGCTCGGGAACAAGCTGCCGGCGGTCCGCGTGATCGATATGCGCGAAGAGCTCCGCGAAGGCAATCGCTCCATGTTCAGCCGGCCGCTGCACGAGGCGATTGCCGGGCGGCTGGAGCGGGGGGAGCAGACGGTGCTCCTCCTGAACCGGCGGGGATACTCCACCTTCGTGATGTGTCGGAGCTGCGGATATGTGGCGGGCTGTCCGGAATGCGACATCTCGCTGACGTATCACCAGAAATCGAACAATTTGCGCTGCCACTACTGCGGTTATGCCGCCAAGACGCCGGAAGTGTGTCCGGATTGCGGCAGCGAGCATATCCGCTATTTCGGAACGGGCACGCAGCGCGTGGAGGAAGAGCTGGCTAAGCTCTTCCCCGGCATACGCGTTATCCGCATGGACGTGGATACAACGACCGAGAAAGGCTCGCACGAGAAGCTGCTGAAGCAGTTTCGGGAGAAGAAAGCCGACGTGCTCCTGGGCACCCAAATGGTAGCAAAGGGACTCGACTTCCCCGATGTGACGCTGGTTGGCGTCATTACCGCCGATTCCGCGCTGAACCTGCCCGATTTCCGGGCGGCGGAGAAGACGTTCCAGCTGCTTACGCAGGTTGCCGGACGGGCGGGGCGGCACCAGCTGCCGGGCGAAGTGGTGATCCAGTCCTACACACCGGAGCATTATTCGATCGTCCATGCAAGCGGGCATGATTATTTATCCTTCGTCAAGGACGAGCTGAAGCACCGCAAGGCGCTCCATTATCCGCCATACTGCAGGCTGATTCTGGTGACGCTGTCCCATGAACAGCTGCCGCTGCTCGTCCGCATGGCTGAAAATTTTGCCGCAGGGATCAAGTCCGAAGCCGACCGGCGCGGATGGTTCGGCAGCCTGGACCGTTTCGACGCGAGCGCGCTCGATATTCTCGGCCCGGTGGCTTCGCCGATTCCACGGCTTAAAAATAGATACCGATTTCAATGTATGATAAAATGGCGGGGAACGATGGACGCCGTCTCGCTGACGCGTTCCGTGGCCGAGCAGCTTCAGGATTCGGCGCGGGACAGCACGCTTCAGATCAGCATTGATGTCGATCCGCAAATGTTAATGTAA
- the coaBC gene encoding bifunctional phosphopantothenoylcysteine decarboxylase/phosphopantothenate--cysteine ligase CoaBC, translating into MLNGKVIVLGVTGGIAAYKAATLCSRLVQRGADVHVIMTESAKQFITELTLQSLTKNPVYSDTFGERDPSVVSHIHLADMADLFLVAPATANVIGKMAHGLADDMLTTTLLATTAPVMISPAMNVHMYTHPAVMANLETLASRGVGMIEPGEGLLACGYVGKGRMEEPDTIVEVVERFFQEQDKQGGPSLRVDGMPESSADHAANGSHGLLSGKKVVVTAGGTIERIDPVRYITNDSSGKMGFAIAKAAKELGAEVRLIAAHTDEAPPEGIDTERVESAEDMYQAVLRAFPDSDIVVKAAAVADYRPREAASSKIKKRGDTMTLELVKTTDILENLGRQKTTQFLIGFAAETDSVEQYAREKLKRKNCDLLVANDVTAAGAGFGTDTNLVQIYDAEGLVERLPLMSKEEVGLRLLTLAAGRLSGRSS; encoded by the coding sequence ATGTTGAACGGGAAAGTCATCGTCCTTGGCGTAACCGGCGGCATTGCCGCTTATAAAGCGGCCACGCTGTGCAGCCGGCTTGTTCAGAGGGGAGCGGACGTGCATGTCATAATGACGGAGTCTGCGAAGCAGTTCATTACGGAATTGACGCTGCAATCCCTGACCAAAAACCCGGTATATTCGGATACCTTCGGCGAGAGGGATCCTTCGGTCGTTTCGCATATCCATCTCGCCGATATGGCGGACCTCTTCCTCGTTGCGCCGGCAACGGCCAACGTGATCGGCAAGATGGCCCACGGTCTGGCGGACGATATGCTGACAACGACGCTGCTCGCGACCACGGCCCCTGTCATGATCTCGCCGGCGATGAACGTCCATATGTATACGCATCCGGCCGTGATGGCCAATCTGGAGACGCTGGCTTCCCGCGGCGTTGGCATGATCGAGCCGGGCGAAGGGCTTCTGGCTTGCGGCTATGTCGGCAAAGGAAGGATGGAGGAGCCGGATACGATCGTGGAGGTTGTGGAGCGTTTTTTCCAAGAACAGGACAAGCAGGGCGGCCCATCCCTAAGGGTTGACGGAATGCCCGAATCTTCAGCCGACCATGCAGCGAACGGATCGCATGGCTTGCTGAGCGGCAAGAAAGTGGTCGTTACGGCGGGCGGCACGATCGAGCGGATCGATCCGGTCCGGTATATTACGAATGATTCTTCCGGCAAAATGGGATTTGCGATTGCCAAAGCCGCGAAAGAGCTTGGAGCCGAGGTCCGTTTGATTGCTGCCCATACCGACGAGGCGCCGCCGGAAGGGATCGACACAGAAAGGGTGGAATCCGCGGAGGATATGTACCAGGCGGTGCTGCGCGCTTTTCCTGACAGCGATATCGTCGTAAAGGCGGCGGCAGTCGCCGATTACCGTCCGCGGGAGGCCGCTTCGTCCAAAATCAAGAAGCGCGGCGACACCATGACGCTGGAGCTGGTGAAGACGACGGATATTTTGGAGAATCTGGGACGCCAAAAGACGACCCAGTTCCTGATCGGCTTTGCAGCCGAAACCGACTCCGTGGAGCAGTATGCCAGAGAGAAATTGAAGCGCAAAAATTGCGATTTGCTCGTAGCGAATGACGTTACGGCAGCGGGAGCAGGATTCGGTACGGACACGAACCTCGTCCAGATTTATGACGCAGAGGGACTCGTCGAGCGGCTTCCGCTCATGTCCAAGGAGGAAGTGGGCCTGCGGCTGCTGACGCTGGCGGCCGGGCGGCTGTCCGGGAGGTCTTCTTAA
- the rpoZ gene encoding DNA-directed RNA polymerase subunit omega encodes MLYPSIDEMMNKVDSKYSLVVAASRRARQLREGQPSELQNPKSHKFVGVALEEIYGDYVKIEREEA; translated from the coding sequence ATGTTATACCCATCCATTGATGAAATGATGAACAAAGTGGACAGCAAGTACTCGCTCGTTGTTGCGGCTTCCCGCCGTGCACGTCAGCTGCGCGAAGGCCAGCCAAGCGAACTCCAAAATCCGAAATCGCATAAATTCGTAGGCGTTGCGCTCGAGGAAATCTACGGCGATTATGTGAAGATTGAACGGGAAGAAGCTTAA
- the gmk gene encoding guanylate kinase produces the protein MSRGLLIVLSGPSGVGKGTVCTALRSRVPELVYSVSATTRSPRLGEVNGVNYFFKTREQFMEMIENDQLLEYAEYVGNYYGTPRDFVEETLSQGKDIILEIEVQGALKVKEKFPDGIFVFLMPPSLEELKDRIQGRGTENQATIEHRMSVAVDEINLLQHYDYAVVNDEINLACERIEAIIIAEHCKVRK, from the coding sequence ATGTCTAGAGGATTATTGATTGTATTATCCGGTCCATCCGGAGTAGGGAAGGGAACCGTCTGCACCGCTCTTCGGAGCCGTGTTCCGGAATTGGTCTATTCCGTGTCGGCCACGACACGTTCGCCCCGCCTCGGCGAGGTAAACGGCGTAAATTATTTTTTCAAGACCCGCGAGCAATTCATGGAGATGATTGAGAACGATCAGCTTCTGGAATATGCGGAATATGTCGGGAACTACTATGGTACTCCGCGGGATTTCGTGGAGGAGACGCTCTCTCAGGGCAAAGACATCATTCTGGAGATTGAAGTCCAGGGTGCGCTGAAGGTGAAGGAGAAATTTCCGGACGGGATCTTTGTGTTCCTGATGCCGCCGTCGCTTGAGGAGCTGAAGGACCGAATTCAGGGCCGAGGCACGGAAAACCAGGCGACCATCGAGCACCGCATGTCCGTTGCCGTCGATGAAATCAATCTGCTGCAGCATTATGACTATGCGGTCGTTAATGATGAGATTAATCTGGCATGCGAGAGAATAGAAGCTATTATTATAGCCGAGCATTGTAAAGTGAGGAAATAA
- the remA gene encoding extracellular matrix/biofilm regulator RemA — protein sequence MAIKLINIGFGNIVSANRIISIVSPESAPIKRIIQEARDRHMLIDATYGRRTRAVIITDSDHVILSAVQPETVAHRLSSKDDDNDE from the coding sequence ATGGCAATCAAACTTATTAATATTGGCTTCGGAAACATCGTATCGGCCAATCGGATCATTTCGATCGTGAGCCCTGAGTCGGCGCCGATCAAGCGAATTATCCAAGAAGCACGGGACCGTCATATGCTGATTGACGCTACGTACGGCCGAAGAACGCGGGCTGTTATTATTACCGACAGCGACCACGTGATTTTATCGGCCGTGCAGCCCGAAACCGTGGCGCACCGTCTGTCCAGCAAAGATGACGACAACGACGAATAA
- a CDS encoding YicC/YloC family endoribonuclease has protein sequence MSLSMTGYGQSAVDYQGYHVSIEVKSVNHRYCEVVFRMPREWSRFEDSLRRAVQTRIGRGRVDVYINKENNGESPNAVLNHAMVKAYLQAAEELKPYGIQGELTVRDMLSLPDVLVSPGGLPMDEAQQQEWHDALLQGLNKALDGLVQMRSKEGAFLVKDIEERLGRLESLHGEMAELAPEVPEEYRKRLRQRIESLDDGSLAVDEHIFGMEVALFAERCNVEEELIRLRSHLEQCRELLNQKGPVGRKLDFLIQEMNREVNTIGSKANHLTLVNRVVEMKAELEKIREQAANVE, from the coding sequence ATGTCATTGAGTATGACCGGATATGGACAGTCCGCCGTCGATTATCAAGGGTATCATGTGTCAATCGAAGTGAAATCGGTCAATCACAGGTATTGTGAAGTCGTCTTCAGAATGCCTCGTGAATGGTCGCGCTTTGAGGATTCGCTTCGGAGGGCCGTGCAGACCCGGATCGGACGCGGACGGGTTGATGTTTACATTAACAAGGAAAATAACGGCGAGTCCCCGAATGCGGTGCTGAATCATGCCATGGTTAAAGCATACCTGCAGGCTGCAGAGGAATTGAAGCCATACGGTATTCAAGGAGAATTGACGGTGCGCGACATGCTGTCCCTGCCGGATGTCCTCGTCAGTCCCGGGGGGCTTCCAATGGATGAAGCGCAGCAGCAGGAGTGGCATGATGCGCTTCTTCAAGGTCTCAACAAGGCGCTTGACGGCTTGGTGCAGATGCGCAGCAAGGAAGGGGCATTCCTGGTGAAGGATATCGAGGAACGGCTGGGCCGCCTTGAATCGCTTCACGGCGAAATGGCCGAGCTGGCGCCTGAAGTGCCCGAAGAGTACCGGAAGCGTCTGAGACAGCGCATCGAGTCGCTCGATGACGGATCGCTTGCCGTTGATGAACATATATTCGGTATGGAAGTGGCTTTGTTTGCCGAACGCTGCAACGTCGAGGAGGAGCTGATCCGTCTTCGCAGCCATTTGGAGCAATGCAGGGAATTGCTTAATCAGAAAGGCCCTGTAGGCCGCAAACTGGATTTTCTGATTCAGGAAATGAACCGAGAAGTCAATACGATTGGATCGAAGGCCAATCATCTGACTCTGGTAAACCGTGTTGTCGAAATGAAAGCGGAACTGGAGAAGATTCGTGAACAAGCCGCCAACGTGGAATGA
- a CDS encoding bifunctional homocysteine S-methyltransferase/methylenetetrahydrofolate reductase — protein sequence MKPDLRQAWENQVLIGDGAIGTYLYQLGFPVGISYEELNLTSPEVIGNVHRQYVDAGAQVIETNTFSANYDKLSKYGLESKVGEINRAGVRIAREAAGRDGYVVGAVGSIRAGRRSNISTGELKRYFEEQLGVLLSEDVDGILLETFYDVEEIQLALQQVRKLTDLPVICQFAVENIARTLDGFSMQDAYRILSQDGADVIGFNCRTGPNGIMRALETLSGVMNLPASVYPNAGIADYVDGEFRYGASPEYFGQMAVPFADLGARIIGGCCGTTPAHIAEIASALSGYAPSPLPEVEPAEINRVVIQEPAESNPPEPSSEPSLVDLVKERHTVIVELDPPRDLDITKFMKGAEALKNAGADALTLADNSLAVTRMSNMALGHLVQARIGLRPLIHIACRDRNLIGTQSHMMGFDALGIDHVLAVTGDPARFGDLPGSSSVYDMTSFEIIRMIKQLNEGIAFSGKPLKQKAKFVVGAAFNPNVRHLDKAVARLEKKIASGADYVMTQPVYDPELIARLREATAHLDIPIFIGIMPLASGRNAEYLHNEVPGIQLSDEVRSRMAGLEGEAGRAMGVQIGKELLDVATKHFNGIYLMTPFMFYEMSVQLMEYVWEISGRRLSPLFH from the coding sequence GTGAAACCGGATCTAAGGCAGGCATGGGAGAATCAGGTACTGATCGGGGACGGCGCCATAGGTACCTATTTATATCAACTTGGGTTCCCCGTAGGCATATCATATGAGGAGCTGAACCTGACCTCTCCGGAGGTTATCGGAAACGTTCACCGGCAGTATGTGGACGCTGGCGCGCAGGTGATCGAAACGAATACATTTTCGGCCAACTACGACAAGCTGTCCAAGTACGGTTTGGAGTCCAAGGTCGGGGAGATCAACCGGGCAGGCGTGCGCATTGCCCGCGAGGCTGCAGGCCGCGACGGCTATGTCGTCGGCGCTGTCGGCTCCATTCGGGCCGGCCGCAGAAGCAATATATCGACAGGCGAGCTGAAGCGGTATTTTGAGGAACAGCTCGGCGTTCTATTATCCGAGGACGTGGACGGCATCCTGCTGGAAACATTTTATGATGTCGAAGAAATCCAGCTGGCGCTGCAGCAGGTCCGCAAGCTGACCGACCTGCCCGTCATTTGCCAGTTCGCGGTCGAGAATATCGCCCGGACGCTCGACGGCTTCTCGATGCAGGACGCTTACCGGATTCTAAGCCAGGACGGCGCCGACGTGATCGGCTTTAACTGCCGGACGGGACCGAACGGGATCATGCGCGCATTGGAAACGCTGAGCGGTGTTATGAATCTGCCGGCATCGGTCTATCCTAATGCTGGGATCGCCGATTACGTGGACGGCGAATTCCGTTATGGCGCAAGCCCTGAGTATTTCGGTCAAATGGCGGTGCCGTTCGCGGACCTCGGCGCCCGGATTATCGGCGGATGCTGCGGAACGACGCCGGCTCATATCGCCGAGATCGCTTCGGCTTTATCCGGCTACGCGCCATCGCCTCTGCCGGAGGTCGAACCGGCCGAAATCAACCGGGTCGTCATTCAGGAGCCTGCGGAGAGCAATCCGCCAGAGCCCTCTTCCGAGCCTTCCCTCGTCGATCTTGTGAAGGAACGCCACACCGTCATCGTGGAGCTGGATCCGCCGCGCGACCTCGACATCACCAAGTTTATGAAGGGGGCCGAGGCGCTGAAGAACGCGGGAGCGGATGCGCTGACGCTGGCCGACAACTCCCTCGCGGTCACCCGGATGAGCAATATGGCGCTGGGGCATCTTGTACAAGCCAGAATCGGCCTTCGGCCGTTGATTCATATCGCCTGCCGGGACCGGAACCTGATCGGGACCCAATCCCATATGATGGGCTTTGACGCGCTCGGCATCGATCATGTGCTTGCAGTTACGGGCGATCCGGCCCGTTTTGGCGACCTTCCGGGCTCAAGCTCGGTTTACGACATGACCTCGTTCGAGATCATCCGGATGATCAAGCAGCTGAACGAAGGCATCGCGTTCTCCGGCAAGCCCCTGAAGCAAAAAGCCAAGTTCGTTGTCGGAGCGGCGTTTAATCCGAATGTGCGCCATCTGGATAAGGCGGTTGCGCGTCTGGAGAAGAAGATTGCGTCCGGCGCGGATTATGTGATGACGCAGCCGGTGTATGATCCGGAGCTGATCGCTAGGCTTAGAGAGGCAACCGCTCACCTGGATATCCCGATTTTTATCGGCATTATGCCGCTGGCCAGCGGACGGAACGCAGAGTATCTGCACAACGAGGTGCCGGGCATTCAGCTGTCCGATGAAGTCCGCAGCCGCATGGCAGGGCTGGAAGGGGAAGCCGGGCGAGCGATGGGCGTCCAAATCGGCAAGGAGCTGCTGGATGTCGCAACCAAGCATTTCAACGGCATTTACCTGATGACGCCGTTTATGTTCTATGAAATGAGCGTGCAGTTAATGGAGTACGTGTGGGAGATATCGGGCCGCCGACTGTCCCCCTTGTTTCATTAA
- the dapF gene encoding diaminopimelate epimerase, giving the protein MDFTKMHGLGNDFVVVYGEQELPSNASELAVKLCDRFFGIGADGLVYILPSAKADFTMRIMNSDGSEAEQCGNAIRCVAKYVYDHGLIDRTEMTIETLGAGVQKLRLTVEEGRVASVRVDMGEPILDGLRVPTTVDQHPVVNHPIEVDGREFRFTAVSMGNPHCVIYVDDAVSFDLGTWGPKLEVHPLFPRKTNVEFATVNSRNQIDMRVWERGAGPTLACGTGACATLVASVLNGSADRSATISLKGGDLFIEWDEHDNHVYMTGPAEVVYTGAVVL; this is encoded by the coding sequence ATGGATTTTACAAAAATGCACGGACTCGGCAACGACTTCGTTGTCGTGTACGGAGAACAGGAATTGCCTTCGAACGCCTCCGAGCTGGCGGTGAAGCTGTGTGACCGCTTCTTCGGCATCGGCGCGGACGGACTCGTATATATACTGCCTTCAGCCAAGGCGGATTTCACGATGCGGATTATGAACTCCGACGGATCCGAAGCGGAGCAGTGCGGCAACGCGATCCGCTGCGTTGCGAAGTATGTTTACGATCATGGCCTGATCGATCGCACGGAAATGACGATTGAGACGCTTGGCGCGGGCGTGCAGAAGCTGCGCCTTACCGTCGAGGAAGGAAGGGTCGCCAGCGTGCGGGTCGATATGGGCGAGCCGATCCTGGATGGACTTCGCGTGCCGACAACGGTGGATCAGCATCCGGTGGTGAATCATCCGATCGAGGTTGACGGGCGGGAATTTCGCTTTACGGCCGTGTCGATGGGGAACCCGCACTGCGTAATCTACGTAGACGACGCCGTCAGCTTCGATCTCGGCACCTGGGGGCCGAAGCTGGAGGTTCACCCGCTGTTCCCGCGGAAGACGAACGTCGAATTCGCGACCGTCAACTCCCGGAATCAGATCGATATGCGGGTATGGGAACGCGGTGCAGGACCAACGCTTGCTTGCGGCACCGGAGCCTGTGCAACACTCGTGGCCTCTGTCCTTAACGGTTCGGCCGACCGCAGCGCGACCATCTCCCTTAAAGGCGGCGACTTGTTCATCGAATGGGATGAGCATGACAATCACGTATATATGACCGGGCCAGCCGAAGTTGTGTATACGGGAGCCGTTGTCCTGTAA